A single genomic interval of Gossypium raimondii isolate GPD5lz chromosome 11, ASM2569854v1, whole genome shotgun sequence harbors:
- the LOC105802378 gene encoding uncharacterized protein LOC105802378 — translation MEKQQPGSSDVGGKCQTDKLSEEIVLAKSGLVNSISTLTLLDGRNSEEIGDSVYANETNDVSLTIVKTPVSQLRKKLLVLDVNGLLADIIYRSPKNYKADAYIAGRAIFKRPFCDDFLRFCFEKFEVGIWSSRNRRKLERVVDFLMGDMKQKLLFCWDSSYCTTTRFKTLGNRYKPLVFKELRKLWRKSDPNLPWEKGYYNESNTLLIDDSPYKALLNPLGTAIFPHPFKFDMDDDSLGVGGELRVYLERLALAENVQKFLELNPFGQIAITESSHDWGFYSRVIDTCVH, via the exons ATGGAAAAGCAGCAACCTGGTTCCTCAGACGTTGGTGGTAAATGTCAAACTGATAAGCTTTCTGAGGAAATTGTTCTTGCCAAGAGTGGTCTTGTAAATAGTATCTCGACTCTAACTTTATTGGATGGAAGAAACAGTGAAGAAATTGGTGATTCCGTTTATGCGAATGAGACAAATGATGTTTCTCTTACTATTGTTAAGACTCCTGTTAGTCAATTGAGGAAAAAACTTCTTGTTCTTGATGTGAATGGATTACTTGCTGATATAATCTATCGTTCTCCAAAGAATTACAAAGCAGATGCATACATTGCAGGACGGGCAA TTTTTAAGAGACCCTTCTGCGATGACTTTTTAAGGTTTTGTTTTGAGAAGTTTGAAGTTGGTATCTGGTCTTCAAGAAACAG GAGAAAGTTGGAAAGAGTTGTAGACTTTTTGATGGGAGATATGAAACAAAAATTGCTTTTTTGTTGG GATTCATCTTACTGCACCACAACACGATTCAAAACTCTGGGGAATAGATATAAGCCCTTAGTTTTCAAAGAGTTGAGGAAGCTTTGGAGAAAAAGCGATCCTAATCTTCCATGGGAGAAGGGATATTATAATGAATCAAATACATTGTTGATAGATGATTCTCCTTACAAAGCACTGCTTAATCCC TTGGGTACTGCAATATTTCCTCATCCATTCAAGTTCGACATGGACGATGATTCATTGG GTGTCGGAGGTGAGCTTAGAGTTTATTTGGAAAGATTAGCTTTAGCAGAGAATGTACAGAAATTTTTAGAGCTAAACCCATTTGGCCAGATAGCTATCACTGAAAGCAGCCATGACTGGGGCTTCTACAGCCGGGTTATCGATACTTGTGTTCATTAG
- the LOC105802377 gene encoding protein LONGIFOLIA 2, whose translation MHGKCCRDKVKMSAKFMYPLSDENPDLQKQIGCMNGLFHHFLGSRRFATPSHKCLPPGSIGKHGTEAKIASQRIKENNLKKTAKENQRLSFESPRTSSSSYSSADCTKASRLDQHRSSSSQTSFPEIPKQEISNEQSTVSLQSCQHSVNLRNVVKDCIYREARGLSVKTGMKADAGQHQTLKYIDSPRPSQSPKPAMTRKINLEVPRTANGRNDGSLTFVAKDARRFSYDGRGSHDAVKVKLKDQPRLSLDSREISMKRSTNHMNCNEMRSQQQEPGSGKGPSSIVAKLMGLEILKDDLPSFSLRIDENSKNRVSCSPRNSKMEPSSPDLTNADSKKSIATRCSNEPAPWKHMDGSIVQTSASKCRETLPKSPNSSLTVYGEIEKRLAELEFQKSGKDLRALKQILEAMQKSKQMVGTRKDDQASIFVSQANSVLGHSSEAPNLRKLQSSNSVSAIVKGTSSPTRLKSAVKITKPANCIENASNSSSSVVATSSLSRIRTRSSPAEVGNEKVDKRPYKELTLRPNSPKHPSGRPQPSTTPRTLTLNQTSKELSPIAGENPKLAMSSETTCLKKKLELEKKPRRTRPASEQSRSRRQSSRIQAESGLPHWMSRDKSHDLQRRDDQTSDISSDMTDLSHQGDACSMQFKSNSSAATYGDIEVTSMNRSHNGSVSQKQEKNHKISTTEPPNTIMEQPSPVSVLDATFYGDESPSPVKKKSNPFEDYEGLIADEAEWSLNHKQLTFDEVNEIRVRKLVKESSETDKPCVVEDRKPKRQDVVRDSCLDIDKLQTVSSTRLDDEINSVQSILMRDLKVGAMDWSKCKSEIPWVVLDVERLIFKDLICEIISGEAANYRRLFVK comes from the exons ATGCATGGTAAATGTTGTAGAGATAAAGTGAAGATGTCGGCAAAGTTTATGTATCCATTGTCAGATGAAAACCCAGATCTGCAGAAGCAGATTGGGTGCATGAATGGTCTCTTCCACCATTTCCTTGGTAGCCGACGCTTTGCCACCCCATCCCACAAATGCCTTCCACCTG GTTCAATTGGCAAGCATGGAACAGAGGCAAAGATTGCTTCACAAAGAATAAAG GAAAATAATCTGAAAAAGACTGCGAAAGAGAATCAAAGGTTGTCGTTTGAATCACCCCGAACCTCGTCGTCCTCTTACTCATCTGCTGACTGCACCAAAGCATCTCGACTCGATCAGCATCGGTCTTCGTCGAGCCAAACCAGCTTTCCTGAAATCCCAAAGCAGGAAATATCCAATGAGCAATCGACGGTTTCTTTGCAGTCATGCCAACATTCAGTTAACCTCAGAAATGTGGTTAAAGACTGCATCTACAGAGAAGCCCGGGGATTATCGGTTAAAACCGGGATGAAAGCGGATGCAGGGCAGCACCAGACCTTGAAGTACATAGATTCCCCGAGGCCTTCGCAGTCACCGAAACCTGCAATGACAAGGAAAATCAATCTAGAAGTGCCTAGAACGGCCAATGGACGCAATGATGGTTCGCTCACTTTCGTGGCAAAGGATGCTCGCCGTTTCTCTTATGACGGGAGGGGGTCGCATGATGCAGTTAAAGTTAAGCTCAAAGATCAGCCAAGGCTGTCACTAGATAGTAGGGAAATCTCCATGAAACGTTCAACCAACCATATGAACTGCAATGAAATGAGAAGCCAACAACAAGAACCTGGGAGCGGCAAAGGACCATCTAGCATTGTAGCCAAGTTGATGGGGCTGGAAATATTGAAAGACGATCTCCCTTCATTCTCATTGAGAATCGATGAGAATTCAAAAAATCGGGTTTCTTGTTCTCCAAGAAATTCAAAGATGGAACCCAGCTCACCCGATTTGACAAATGCAGACTCGAAGAAATCTATTGCAACTAGATGTTCGAATGAACCAGCCCCATGGAAGCATATGGATGGAAGCATAGTTCAAACATCGGCTTCGAAATGTCGAGAAACTCTGCCTAAATCCCCGAACTCCTCTCTAACTGTTTATGGTGAGATTGAGAAACGGCTGGCAGAACTCGAGTTCCAAAAGTCAGGAAAGGATCTCAGAGCCCTTAAGCAAATACTTGAAGCAATGCAGAAGTCTAAACAGATGGTGGGGACCAGAAAAGATGACCAAGCTTCAATTTTTGTATCTCAAGCGAACAGCGTCCTTGGTCACAGCTCAGAAGCACCAAACTTGAGAAAGCTACAAAGTAGCAATTCAGTTTCAGCCATAGTTAAGGGAACTAGTTCTCCGACACGCCTTAAATCCGCGGTCAAGATTACTAAACCAGCAAACTGCATCGAAAATGCCAGCAATTCTAGTTCATCAGTGGTTGCAACAAGCAGTTTAAGCAGAATCCGCACACGGAGTAGCCCTGCCGAAGTCGGAAATGAAAAGGTTGACAAGCGACCATATAAAGAATTAACTCTAAGGCCTAATTCTCCTAAACATCCTTCCGGCCGACCCCAACCGAGCACGACTCCCAGAACTCTAACATTAAACCAAACTTCAAAAGAGCTGTCGCCTATTGCTGGAGAAAACCCGAAGCTGGCAATGAGCTCAGAGACCACATGCCTTAAGAAGAAGCTTGAATTGGAAAAAAAACCTCGTCGCACTCGTCCAGCATCAGAGCAGAGCAGAAGCAGAAGGCAATCAAGCAGAATACAAGCAGAATCAGGCTTGCCGCATTGGATGTCCAGGGATAAATCCCACGATTTGCAACGACGCGATGATCAAACAAGTGATATCAGTAGTGACATgacagatttaagccaccaagggGATGCTTGTTCAATGCAATTCAAGAGCAATTCGAGTGCAGCCACTTACGGTGACATTGAAGTCACAAGCATGAATAGATCTCACAACGGATCAGTCTcccaaaaacaagaaaagaatcATAAA ATTTCAACAACAGAACCTCCGAATACAATTATGGAACAACCAAGTCCAGTCTCGGTTCTAGATGCCACATTTTACGGAGACGAATCACCATCTCCTGtgaagaaaaaatcaaatcctTTTGAAG ATTATGAGGGTCTTATTGctgatgaagcagaatggagtCTGAACCACAAACAGCTTACATTCGATGAGGTTAATGAAATTCGTGTGAGGAAGTTAGTGAAGGAAAGCTCTGAGACAGACAAGCCATGTGTGGTGGAGGATAGAAAACCAAAGAGACAGGATGTGGTAAGAGATTCATGTTTGGACATTGATAAACTACAAACAGTATCAAGTACAAGGTTGGATGATGAGATTAACAGTGTGCAAAGCATCTTAATGAGAGATTTGAAGGTTGGAGCAATGGATTGGAGCAAGTGCAAGAGTGAAATTCCATGGGTTGTGTTGGATGTTGAGAGGTTGATCTTCAAAGACTTGATATGTGAAATTATCAGTGGTGAAGCAGCAAATTATAGGCGACTGTTTGTGAAGTAG